In the genome of Shewanella glacialimarina, one region contains:
- a CDS encoding efflux RND transporter periplasmic adaptor subunit yields MEHKSTRSMHRYMVGLLSILLVSSCGSEVKQHSKSVSYQTVAVSNIVASNYYPHEQTYTGTIRSANTTGIGFELAGKLNGINVDSGNSVIKGQTLATLDTNLLQAEKQQLEASLQQTKADLDLAQSTLKRTLALKDKNYVSEQQLDETKQQVNGLQANSQRLNASLYATNLKIEKSTLTAPFNGKISKRHHNVGEVIGLGSPVFTLIGNDQQQAYIGVPITVAQGLANQQQVLVRVGDQSLNGIIAGISAEVDSITRTVQLRISLPHDATVLNGEIAYLEYNQNIQVAGYWVPISALTDGVRGLWNIFVLSKQADMSGSNHYAIERRDVEIIYTNQDQAYIKGAISADDTIIVEGLHKLVVGQVVTPVKTVMAEAL; encoded by the coding sequence ATGGAACATAAATCGACCCGCTCAATGCATCGATATATGGTAGGCCTATTAAGCATATTGCTCGTCAGTAGCTGTGGCTCAGAGGTTAAGCAACATTCAAAGTCTGTTAGTTATCAAACGGTAGCAGTCTCAAACATTGTCGCATCCAATTATTATCCACATGAACAAACCTATACCGGTACGATTCGCTCTGCAAACACCACAGGTATTGGTTTTGAGCTAGCGGGAAAACTCAATGGCATAAATGTCGATAGTGGTAATAGCGTTATTAAAGGGCAAACACTTGCCACACTTGATACAAATTTACTTCAGGCTGAAAAACAACAACTTGAAGCAAGCCTGCAACAAACAAAAGCTGACCTAGACCTTGCCCAAAGCACCCTAAAACGCACCTTGGCCTTAAAAGATAAAAATTACGTCTCTGAACAACAATTAGATGAAACCAAGCAACAAGTTAATGGCTTGCAGGCCAACAGCCAAAGATTAAATGCCAGCTTATATGCCACCAATCTTAAAATTGAAAAATCCACCTTAACCGCCCCTTTTAACGGCAAAATCAGTAAAAGGCATCACAATGTGGGTGAGGTTATTGGCTTAGGCAGTCCGGTGTTCACCTTAATTGGTAATGATCAACAACAGGCATATATTGGTGTACCCATTACGGTGGCACAAGGGTTAGCTAATCAACAACAAGTGCTTGTGCGTGTTGGTGATCAAAGTCTCAATGGTATCATTGCGGGGATCAGTGCTGAAGTTGATAGCATTACGCGTACAGTGCAGTTACGGATAAGTTTACCCCACGATGCCACTGTGCTTAATGGTGAAATAGCCTATCTTGAATACAATCAAAACATCCAAGTTGCCGGCTATTGGGTGCCTATTTCGGCATTAACTGATGGCGTTAGAGGATTGTGGAACATATTTGTATTAAGTAAACAAGCTGACATGAGCGGCAGCAATCACTATGCGATTGAACGTCGTGACGTTGAAATTATCTATACCAATCAAGACCAAGCTTATATCAAAGGTGCAATAAGCGCTGACGACACCATTATTGTGGAAGGTTTACATAAGTTAGTGGTAGGTCAGGTTGTGACACCTGTTAAAACCGTGATGGCGGAGGCATTATGA
- a CDS encoding efflux RND transporter permease subunit, with amino-acid sequence MIKAFLENGRLTSLFIALLLVAGLGAISSLPRTEDPHITNRFASVITHYPGASAERVEALVTEELETQLRRLEELKLVQSTSRPGISVIQLELKDTITETDPVWSRARDLVADAKRYLPAQAQNSTLDDQFGYASTAILGVVWDDDSPVRSDILNRYAKELESRIRLLSGTDFARLYGAPEEEILVELDGNKISQLKLTPGTIAQILTNADSKISAGEINNDQFRALVEVSGELDSQSRIRQVPLKVDDDGQIIRLGDVATISRQSKTPASSIALIDSQQGVLIGATMLNSHRVDVWQQHVADTIETFSKNLPANIKVQWLFDQQGYTSVRLGDLVINLLQGFVIIVAVLMLTLGLRNALIVALSLPLTALFTLACMKYTGLPIHQMSVTGLVVALGIMVDNAIVIVDAIAQRRQQGMSKLEAVSKTLHHLWLPLAGSTITTMLAFAPIMLMPGAAGEFVGGIAISVMFALLGSYIISHTLIAGLAGRFSRSEPATAWYQQGMAFPRLGYAFKASLEFALKRPLLTALLVGILPISGFMAVGQMTEQFFPPSDRDMFQIEVHLAPQVSIENTRQQVDLIDKKLQQITDISEVTWVVGGNTPSFYYNLTQRQQGATNYAQAMVKAADFETANQLIPQLQNELDIAFPQAQILVRKLEQGPPFNAPVELLVYGPNLDTLKEIGDQVRALLIATPDVIHTRGTLSPGAPKLWLQVNEDASLISGLSLTDIANQVQMATTGIIGGSILEQTESLPIRVRLGDNSREQATRLAELNLVSPSGTGIPLSALSYNEISVSRGAIPRRNGERVNTIEAYITSGVLPAQVLNDVKQKLAEINLPSGYRIEVGGESAKRNEAVGNLLSNVVVVVTLLLTTVVLSFNSFRLTGIILLSAIQSAGLGLLVVFVFGYPFGFTVIIGLLGLMGLAINAAIVILAELEDLPEARQGNMALIVDTVSSCGRHIGSTTITTIGGFLPLIIAGGGFWPPFAIAIAGGTLLTTMLSLIWVPVMYRLLMKPKSSQLSL; translated from the coding sequence ATGATTAAAGCCTTTTTAGAAAACGGTCGACTTACCAGTTTATTTATCGCCCTCCTTCTTGTGGCAGGTCTTGGTGCTATTTCTAGTCTACCGCGAACAGAAGATCCGCATATCACCAATCGCTTTGCATCCGTTATAACCCACTACCCGGGCGCTTCAGCTGAACGCGTAGAAGCTCTGGTGACGGAAGAGTTAGAAACTCAGTTACGTCGCTTAGAAGAGTTAAAGCTGGTTCAGTCTACTTCTCGCCCAGGGATTTCGGTGATTCAACTGGAACTTAAAGACACCATTACAGAAACCGATCCTGTATGGTCAAGGGCGCGAGACTTAGTTGCAGACGCCAAACGTTACTTACCCGCACAAGCACAAAACAGCACATTAGATGATCAATTTGGTTATGCCAGTACTGCTATTTTAGGTGTTGTGTGGGATGACGACTCGCCAGTAAGAAGTGATATTTTAAATCGCTATGCCAAAGAGTTAGAAAGCCGAATTAGATTATTATCAGGTACTGATTTTGCCAGACTTTATGGCGCACCAGAAGAAGAAATATTGGTTGAGTTAGATGGCAATAAAATCAGCCAACTTAAATTAACGCCCGGCACGATTGCACAAATTCTGACTAATGCTGACAGCAAAATTTCAGCTGGCGAAATCAATAACGATCAATTTCGTGCCTTGGTTGAAGTGTCTGGTGAGCTCGATTCACAAAGCCGCATTCGCCAAGTACCATTAAAAGTCGACGATGATGGTCAAATCATTCGCTTGGGTGATGTGGCAACCATTAGCAGGCAATCTAAAACTCCAGCCAGCAGCATTGCATTAATAGATAGTCAGCAAGGCGTGCTGATTGGCGCGACCATGTTAAATAGTCACCGAGTGGATGTGTGGCAACAACATGTTGCCGACACCATTGAGACTTTTTCAAAAAATTTACCAGCAAACATAAAAGTACAATGGTTATTTGACCAGCAAGGTTACACCAGCGTCCGTTTAGGTGATTTGGTGATTAATCTGCTGCAAGGTTTTGTCATTATTGTCGCAGTGCTAATGCTCACGCTCGGTCTGCGTAATGCACTTATTGTCGCGTTATCTCTGCCATTAACCGCGCTATTTACCTTAGCCTGTATGAAATACACTGGCTTACCTATTCACCAAATGTCAGTTACAGGCTTAGTGGTTGCATTGGGGATCATGGTTGATAACGCCATTGTGATTGTTGATGCCATAGCGCAACGACGCCAACAGGGGATGAGTAAACTAGAAGCCGTATCGAAGACTCTGCATCATTTATGGCTCCCGTTAGCTGGGTCAACCATTACCACCATGCTTGCCTTTGCACCTATTATGCTAATGCCAGGTGCTGCGGGTGAATTTGTTGGCGGCATTGCTATTTCAGTGATGTTCGCACTTTTAGGTTCATACATTATTTCTCATACGCTTATTGCTGGCCTTGCTGGACGCTTTAGTCGAAGCGAGCCCGCTACGGCATGGTATCAACAAGGGATGGCCTTTCCACGGTTGGGGTATGCTTTTAAAGCCAGTTTAGAATTTGCACTAAAGCGACCACTGTTAACCGCATTGTTGGTGGGTATTTTACCGATAAGTGGTTTTATGGCTGTAGGACAAATGACTGAGCAGTTTTTCCCGCCGTCTGACAGGGATATGTTTCAAATTGAAGTCCATCTTGCCCCGCAGGTGAGTATTGAAAACACCCGTCAGCAAGTGGATTTAATTGATAAAAAGCTACAACAGATAACTGATATTAGTGAAGTCACCTGGGTTGTGGGCGGCAATACGCCTTCTTTTTACTACAACCTCACTCAACGTCAACAAGGGGCGACTAATTACGCCCAGGCAATGGTTAAAGCTGCAGACTTTGAAACCGCTAATCAATTGATCCCACAGCTACAAAATGAGCTAGACATTGCATTCCCTCAAGCACAAATTTTGGTGCGAAAGTTAGAGCAAGGCCCACCTTTTAATGCGCCAGTGGAGCTATTAGTCTATGGACCTAATCTTGACACATTAAAAGAAATTGGCGATCAGGTTCGCGCCCTGCTTATTGCTACGCCAGATGTTATTCATACCCGTGGCACCCTATCACCCGGAGCGCCAAAGTTATGGTTACAGGTCAACGAAGACGCTAGTTTGATAAGCGGCCTTAGCTTGACCGATATTGCCAATCAAGTGCAAATGGCCACAACCGGTATTATTGGTGGCAGTATTTTAGAACAAACTGAATCTTTACCTATTAGAGTCAGACTTGGCGATAACAGCCGCGAACAAGCAACCCGCCTAGCCGAGCTTAATCTGGTATCACCTTCAGGCACAGGCATTCCACTGTCGGCATTATCTTATAACGAAATAAGCGTCAGTCGTGGTGCAATACCCCGTCGTAACGGTGAGCGGGTCAATACCATTGAAGCCTATATCACCAGTGGTGTATTACCTGCTCAGGTGTTAAATGACGTGAAGCAAAAGTTAGCTGAGATTAATTTACCCTCGGGTTATCGCATTGAAGTCGGCGGTGAAAGCGCCAAACGAAATGAAGCTGTGGGGAACTTATTATCCAATGTGGTGGTGGTAGTCACGCTATTGCTGACCACAGTAGTGTTGTCATTTAACTCATTTAGGCTAACCGGTATTATTTTACTCAGCGCCATACAATCGGCCGGACTGGGGTTATTAGTGGTGTTTGTGTTTGGCTACCCATTTGGTTTTACGGTGATTATTGGTTTATTGGGTTTAATGGGATTAGCCATTAATGCCGCCATTGTGATTCTGGCTGAACTTGAGGACTTACCTGAGGCCAGACAAGGCAATATGGCATTAATTGTTGATACCGTTAGCAGTTGTGGCCGCCATATTGGATCGACAACCATCACCACTATCGGCGGTTTTTTACCGTTAATCATTGCTGGCGGTGGATTTTGGCCACCCTTTGCAATTGCGATAGCGGGCGGAACATTATTAACCACCATGTTGTCACTCATCTGGGTACCTGTGATGTACCGTTTACTTATGAAACCAAAATCTAGCCAGCTCTCTCTGTGA
- the cydX gene encoding cytochrome bd-I oxidase subunit CydX: MWYFAWILGVLLACSFGIINALWLENTENMDRNAEE, encoded by the coding sequence ATGTGGTATTTTGCGTGGATTTTAGGTGTGTTGCTTGCTTGTTCCTTCGGTATCATCAATGCGTTATGGCTTGAAAATACTGAAAACATGGACCGTAATGCCGAAGAGTAA
- the cydB gene encoding cytochrome d ubiquinol oxidase subunit II: MFEYEVLRFIWWALIGVLFIGFAVTDGFDMGVGALLPIIGKDDTERRIMINTIAPHWDGNQVWLITAGGALFAAWPMVYAVSFSGFYVAMMLVLFALFLRPVGFDYRSKIEDPKWRKSWDWALFIGGFVPPLIIGVAFGNLLQGVPFNFDEFLRAKYHGGFFGLLNPFGLLTGLVCVSMIMMQGAAWLQMKTEGELRVRAANMTQICGGLLVVLFATAGVWLANGIDGYVITSTLDLAGPSNPTNKTVAIEAGAWLVNYDKYPVTMLFPALGLLMPVLAIFASRFNRSGFAFFFSSLAIAGVILTCGAAMFPFVMPSSLEPNVSLTMWDATASQMTLKVMTFAAIIFVPTVLSYTIWTYYKMYGRLSRNFIEDNKSSLY; the protein is encoded by the coding sequence ATGTTTGAGTATGAAGTATTAAGATTTATTTGGTGGGCATTAATTGGTGTGCTGTTTATTGGCTTTGCTGTAACAGACGGATTTGATATGGGGGTCGGTGCCTTGTTACCCATTATTGGTAAAGATGACACTGAACGCCGTATTATGATCAACACCATCGCCCCCCATTGGGATGGCAACCAGGTGTGGTTAATTACCGCTGGTGGAGCGTTATTCGCTGCCTGGCCAATGGTTTATGCTGTCTCATTTTCAGGCTTTTATGTCGCGATGATGTTGGTATTGTTTGCCTTATTCTTGCGTCCTGTTGGGTTTGATTATCGTTCAAAAATCGAAGATCCAAAATGGCGTAAGTCATGGGATTGGGCATTATTTATCGGTGGTTTTGTGCCCCCGCTGATCATTGGCGTTGCCTTTGGTAACTTGTTGCAAGGTGTACCGTTTAACTTTGATGAGTTTTTACGGGCTAAATACCATGGTGGTTTTTTTGGATTACTTAATCCATTTGGACTACTAACAGGCCTTGTCTGTGTCAGCATGATCATGATGCAAGGTGCTGCCTGGTTACAAATGAAAACCGAAGGTGAGTTACGTGTTCGTGCGGCTAACATGACTCAAATTTGTGGCGGTTTGTTAGTTGTACTATTTGCAACTGCCGGTGTGTGGCTAGCCAATGGTATTGACGGTTACGTGATTACTTCAACACTTGATTTAGCGGGGCCTTCAAACCCAACTAATAAAACGGTAGCGATTGAAGCGGGTGCTTGGTTAGTCAATTATGACAAATACCCTGTTACCATGTTATTCCCTGCATTAGGTTTATTAATGCCAGTGTTAGCGATATTTGCTAGCCGGTTTAATCGCAGTGGGTTTGCGTTCTTTTTCAGTTCATTGGCTATTGCGGGGGTAATTTTAACCTGTGGTGCTGCTATGTTCCCATTCGTTATGCCATCGTCACTTGAACCCAATGTGAGCTTAACCATGTGGGATGCAACCGCAAGCCAAATGACCTTAAAAGTAATGACGTTTGCAGCGATAATCTTTGTTCCAACTGTATTAAGTTATACGATTTGGACTTACTACAAGATGTATGGCCGCTTAAGTCGCAACTTTATTGAAGACAACAAGTCATCACTTTATTAA
- a CDS encoding cytochrome ubiquinol oxidase subunit I, producing the protein MIIEEVVELSRLQFALTAMYHFLFVPLTLGLAFILAIMESLYVMTDKQIYKDMTKFWGKLFGINFALGVTTGLAMEFQFGTNWSYFSHYVGDIFGAPLAIEGLMAFFLESTLVGMFFFGWDRFSKRQHLAVTWLVALGSNMSALWILVANGWMQNPVGSVFNYETMRMEMTSFAEVIFNPVAQVKFVHTVASGYVAGAMFVLAISSYYILKGRDLPFARRSFAIAASFGMASILSVIVLGDESGYKVGEAQRVKLAAIEAEWHTEPAPAAFTVVGFPNQETMNTDYAIKIPYAMGIIATRSLDEQVTGIIDLIDEHEVRIRNGMIAYSFLTQLRAGDESQELRDNFEATKHDLGYGFLLKRYTENVVDATEEQIKAAAKDSIPSVAPIFWSFRIMVGSGVLMLFIFAAAFWQSTRHQIAEKKWVLKAALYGLPLPWIAIECGWFVAEYGRQPWTISEVLPTFMSASSLTTADLWFSIISITLFYAILLVIEMFLMFKYARLGPSSMKTGRYHFENQDA; encoded by the coding sequence ATGATTATTGAAGAGGTTGTTGAGCTATCGCGTTTACAATTTGCGCTGACAGCCATGTATCACTTTCTGTTTGTTCCCCTCACATTAGGTTTAGCTTTTATTCTTGCGATCATGGAGTCACTTTATGTGATGACAGATAAGCAGATATATAAAGACATGACTAAGTTTTGGGGTAAATTATTCGGAATTAACTTTGCCTTAGGTGTCACTACCGGTTTGGCAATGGAATTCCAGTTTGGTACTAACTGGTCCTATTTCTCACATTATGTAGGTGACATTTTTGGTGCGCCATTAGCTATTGAAGGCTTAATGGCATTCTTCCTGGAATCAACCCTAGTGGGAATGTTCTTTTTTGGATGGGACAGATTCAGTAAGCGTCAGCATTTAGCCGTTACCTGGTTGGTTGCGCTTGGCTCTAACATGTCTGCGTTGTGGATTTTGGTTGCCAATGGTTGGATGCAAAACCCTGTAGGGTCAGTGTTTAACTACGAAACCATGCGTATGGAAATGACCAGCTTTGCTGAGGTTATTTTTAACCCAGTTGCACAGGTTAAGTTTGTTCACACAGTTGCATCGGGCTACGTCGCTGGTGCCATGTTCGTTCTGGCAATCAGCTCATACTACATTCTAAAAGGCCGTGACTTACCTTTTGCGCGTCGCTCATTTGCGATTGCAGCAAGCTTTGGTATGGCCTCTATTTTATCTGTTATCGTGTTAGGTGATGAATCTGGCTATAAAGTTGGTGAAGCACAGCGTGTAAAGTTAGCCGCAATTGAAGCTGAATGGCACACTGAGCCAGCTCCTGCTGCCTTTACTGTTGTCGGGTTTCCTAACCAGGAAACAATGAATACAGACTATGCGATAAAAATTCCTTACGCGATGGGTATCATTGCGACCCGTTCATTAGATGAGCAGGTTACCGGGATTATTGATTTAATCGATGAACATGAAGTGCGTATTCGTAACGGCATGATCGCTTATTCCTTCTTAACCCAATTACGTGCTGGTGATGAAAGCCAGGAGCTGCGTGATAATTTTGAAGCTACCAAACATGATTTAGGTTATGGCTTTTTGTTAAAGCGCTATACCGAAAATGTGGTTGATGCAACAGAAGAGCAAATTAAAGCTGCTGCCAAAGATTCTATTCCTAGCGTAGCACCGATATTTTGGTCATTCCGTATCATGGTTGGTTCTGGAGTATTAATGCTGTTTATCTTTGCTGCTGCATTCTGGCAAAGTACGCGTCATCAAATCGCAGAGAAAAAATGGGTACTTAAAGCTGCATTATACGGTTTACCATTACCTTGGATTGCCATTGAATGTGGTTGGTTTGTGGCTGAGTATGGCCGTCAACCTTGGACCATTTCTGAAGTGTTACCGACCTTTATGTCAGCCTCTAGTTTAACGACGGCAGACCTGTGGTTCAGTATTATTTCAATTACCTTGTTCTACGCAATATTACTGGTAATAGAAATGTTCTTAATGTTTAAGTATGCCCGTCTTGGCCCTAGTAGCATGAAGACTGGCCGTTATCATTTTGAAAACCAAGATGCTTAA
- the purL gene encoding phosphoribosylformylglycinamidine synthase, with amino-acid sequence MEIIRGAPALSAFRVQKLIEACDSADLPVKSIYAEYTHLADLTEQLDDNERVQLERILTYGPAIESHAPQGQLIFITPRPGTISPWSSKATDIARNCGLSKVKRLERGIAYYVESQVLTTEQYAQLVSLLHDRMMEVVLNDFAAADVLFTRTEPAKFKSINILAEGRRALEVANVKLGLALAEDEIDYLVENFVRLKRNPNDIELMMFAQANSEHCRHKIFNADWTIDGEVQPKSLFKMIKNTFEVTPDFVLSAYKDNAAVMTGPVAGRFFPDPDGVYNYHTEPMHILMKVETHNHPTAISPYPGAATGSGGEIRDEGATGRGSKPKAGLTGFTVSNLKIPGFVHPWEDNYGKPDRIVTPLEIMLEGPLGGAAFNNEFGRPAITGYFRTYEQQVSSHNGVEVRGYHKPIMIAGGLGNIRDEHVQKGEITVGAKLIVLGGPAMNIGLGGGAASSMASGQSSEDLDFASVQRENPEMERRCQEVIDRCWQLGDANPIQFIHDVGAGGLSNAFPELVNDADRGGVFNLRNVPSDEPGMSPLEIWCNESQERYVLSVAPENLKQFADICARERAPFAVVGEATEEMHLTLADSHFNNKPIDLPLEVLLGKAPKMSRDVVSAKAVSPALDQSKIDVKEAVKRILTLPTVADKSFLITIGDRSVTGLVNRDQMVGPWQVPVADCAVTASSYDSYCGEAMSMGERTPLALLDFDASARMAVAESIMNIAGTDIGTFKRIKLSANWMSPAGHPGEDAGLYQAVKAIGEDLCPELGITIPVGKDSMSMKTAWEDNGVQKTVTSPMSLVITAFGVVQDIRKTVTPELRTDKGDTALLMLDLSNGQNRLGGSCLAQVYSELGDVAPTLDKTANLAGFFEVMQKLVADQAVIAYHDRSDGGLFTTLVEMAFAGNTGLNIDLASLNGTDLERLFNEELGAVIQVSQDDAVNIAALFEAKGVTCHNIGGLQAADMISITDGQRIIFADTRTALRTLWSETTYRIQALRDNPECAKEEFALKQQADAPGLTVKLAFDPNIDVAAPYILKGLAPKMAILREQGVNSHIEMAAAFDRAGFESRDVHMSDILSGRISLEEFQGLVACGGFSYGDVLGAGEGWAKSILFNSRARDEFSRFFERDASIALGVCNGCQMLSNLKEIIPGSEHWPRFVRNRSERFEARFSLVEVQQTPSVFFEGMVGSRMPIAVSHGEGLAEFANAQALAKAEASGTIALRYVDGHGQVAAQYPLNPNGSPNGLTGVCTTDGRVTIMMPHPERVFRTVANSWHPEEWGEDSPWMRMFRNARVKIG; translated from the coding sequence ATGGAAATCATTCGCGGAGCCCCAGCACTTTCTGCATTTAGAGTTCAAAAACTCATCGAGGCCTGCGACAGCGCAGATCTTCCTGTGAAAAGTATCTACGCTGAATATACGCATTTAGCTGATTTAACTGAACAATTAGATGATAACGAGCGTGTTCAGCTTGAACGAATTCTTACCTATGGCCCTGCCATTGAGTCCCACGCCCCACAAGGACAATTAATTTTTATCACGCCTCGTCCTGGCACTATTTCGCCTTGGTCTTCTAAAGCTACTGACATAGCCCGCAATTGTGGCTTGAGTAAGGTAAAGCGTTTAGAACGTGGTATTGCCTACTATGTTGAATCACAAGTGTTAACGACTGAGCAATATGCCCAGTTAGTGAGCTTGCTACACGACCGCATGATGGAGGTTGTACTTAACGATTTCGCCGCTGCAGATGTGTTGTTTACTCGAACAGAGCCTGCAAAATTCAAAAGTATTAATATTCTTGCCGAAGGTCGCCGTGCATTAGAAGTGGCTAACGTCAAATTAGGTCTAGCCCTGGCTGAAGATGAGATTGACTACCTAGTCGAGAACTTTGTGCGTTTGAAGCGTAATCCAAACGACATCGAGCTGATGATGTTTGCTCAAGCAAACTCTGAGCATTGCCGCCATAAAATCTTTAATGCTGATTGGACAATTGATGGTGAAGTTCAGCCAAAATCATTGTTCAAAATGATCAAAAACACTTTTGAAGTGACTCCAGATTTCGTGCTGTCAGCGTATAAAGACAATGCTGCGGTAATGACAGGGCCTGTTGCGGGTCGCTTCTTCCCTGATCCAGATGGCGTTTATAACTACCACACAGAACCTATGCATATCTTGATGAAAGTGGAAACCCACAATCATCCAACCGCAATTAGCCCGTATCCTGGCGCGGCTACAGGTTCTGGTGGTGAAATTCGTGATGAAGGTGCGACTGGTCGTGGTTCTAAGCCTAAAGCAGGTTTAACCGGTTTTACGGTTTCGAACTTGAAAATTCCGGGTTTTGTTCACCCATGGGAAGATAATTACGGCAAGCCTGACCGTATCGTCACACCACTTGAAATTATGCTTGAAGGCCCACTAGGTGGCGCGGCATTTAACAACGAGTTTGGCCGCCCTGCGATTACAGGTTATTTCCGTACCTATGAGCAGCAAGTGTCTAGCCATAACGGTGTGGAAGTGCGTGGATACCATAAGCCAATCATGATAGCGGGTGGTTTAGGTAACATTCGTGATGAGCATGTGCAAAAAGGCGAAATTACCGTTGGCGCTAAGCTAATTGTATTAGGTGGCCCAGCAATGAACATCGGACTTGGCGGCGGTGCAGCATCTTCTATGGCATCGGGTCAATCAAGTGAAGATTTAGATTTTGCTTCAGTGCAACGTGAAAACCCAGAAATGGAACGTCGTTGTCAGGAAGTGATCGACCGTTGCTGGCAGTTAGGTGATGCGAACCCAATTCAGTTTATTCACGATGTGGGTGCAGGTGGATTATCAAATGCCTTCCCTGAATTGGTAAATGATGCAGATCGCGGCGGGGTATTCAATTTACGTAACGTGCCGTCAGATGAGCCAGGCATGAGCCCGCTTGAAATTTGGTGTAACGAGTCACAAGAACGTTATGTATTGTCTGTTGCGCCTGAGAATCTAAAGCAATTTGCAGATATTTGTGCCCGTGAACGTGCACCTTTTGCCGTTGTTGGTGAGGCGACTGAAGAAATGCATCTAACGCTTGCAGACAGTCACTTTAACAACAAGCCAATCGATTTACCGCTTGAAGTCTTATTAGGCAAAGCGCCTAAAATGAGCCGTGATGTGGTATCTGCTAAAGCGGTTTCACCCGCGTTAGACCAATCTAAAATTGATGTTAAAGAAGCTGTTAAGCGTATTTTAACCTTGCCTACAGTGGCAGATAAAAGTTTCTTGATTACCATTGGTGATCGTTCAGTTACCGGTTTAGTTAACCGTGACCAAATGGTTGGCCCTTGGCAGGTGCCAGTTGCCGACTGTGCGGTAACGGCATCAAGCTATGACAGCTACTGCGGTGAAGCTATGTCTATGGGCGAACGTACTCCGTTAGCTTTGCTTGATTTTGATGCATCTGCCCGTATGGCGGTGGCTGAATCAATCATGAACATTGCAGGCACAGATATTGGCACATTTAAACGTATTAAGTTGTCAGCAAACTGGATGTCTCCAGCAGGTCACCCTGGTGAAGATGCCGGTTTATATCAAGCTGTGAAAGCCATTGGCGAGGACCTTTGTCCTGAGCTTGGCATTACCATTCCTGTCGGTAAAGACTCAATGTCAATGAAGACGGCTTGGGAAGATAACGGCGTGCAAAAAACCGTGACCTCACCTATGTCGTTAGTGATCACCGCCTTTGGTGTAGTACAAGACATTCGTAAAACAGTCACGCCAGAACTTCGCACCGATAAAGGCGATACCGCTTTATTAATGCTCGATTTAAGCAATGGTCAAAACCGTTTAGGTGGCTCTTGTTTAGCTCAGGTTTACAGTGAATTAGGCGATGTTGCGCCAACATTGGATAAAACTGCTAACCTAGCAGGCTTCTTTGAAGTGATGCAAAAGTTAGTGGCTGACCAAGCTGTTATCGCTTATCACGATCGCAGTGACGGTGGCTTATTTACCACATTAGTGGAAATGGCTTTTGCCGGTAATACTGGCTTAAACATCGATTTAGCCAGCTTGAACGGTACAGATTTAGAGCGTTTATTTAACGAAGAGTTAGGCGCTGTTATTCAAGTTAGCCAAGATGACGCTGTTAATATAGCTGCTCTGTTTGAAGCTAAAGGGGTAACTTGCCATAACATTGGTGGCCTACAAGCCGCTGATATGATTAGCATCACTGATGGTCAGCGCATTATTTTTGCCGATACTCGCACCGCATTACGGACGTTATGGTCTGAAACCACTTACCGCATTCAAGCGTTACGTGATAACCCAGAATGTGCTAAAGAAGAGTTCGCTCTCAAGCAACAAGCTGATGCACCGGGCTTAACCGTTAAGTTAGCTTTTGATCCAAACATTGACGTTGCAGCGCCTTATATCTTAAAAGGTTTAGCGCCTAAGATGGCTATTTTACGTGAGCAAGGGGTTAACTCTCACATTGAAATGGCTGCGGCATTTGACCGTGCAGGTTTTGAAAGCCGCGATGTGCATATGTCAGACATTCTATCAGGACGTATTAGCTTAGAAGAATTCCAAGGCCTAGTGGCGTGTGGTGGTTTCTCTTACGGTGATGTATTAGGTGCTGGTGAAGGTTGGGCTAAGTCAATTCTGTTCAACAGTCGTGCCCGTGATGAGTTCAGCCGCTTTTTTGAGCGTGACGCTAGCATCGCTTTGGGTGTATGTAATGGTTGTCAGATGTTATCTAACTTGAAAGAAATCATTCCAGGTAGCGAACATTGGCCACGCTTTGTCCGTAACCGTTCTGAACGTTTTGAAGCACGTTTCAGTTTGGTTGAAGTGCAACAAACTCCATCGGTCTTTTTTGAAGGCATGGTCGGTTCGCGTATGCCTATCGCTGTTTCACATGGTGAAGGTTTAGCGGAATTCGCCAATGCACAGGCATTAGCAAAAGCAGAGGCGTCGGGCACTATTGCATTGCGTTATGTTGATGGCCATGGCCAAGTTGCTGCTCAATACCCTTTAAATCCAAATGGTTCACCAAATGGTTTAACGGGTGTGTGTACGACTGATGGTCGTGTAACGATTATGATGCCGCACCCTGAGCGTGTATTTAGAACCGTAGCCAACTCTTGGCACCCAGAAGAGTGGGGCGAAGATAGCCCATGGATGCGTATGTTCCGCAATGCTCGAGTTAAGATTGGCTAG